Proteins from one Enterobacter bugandensis genomic window:
- the lolC gene encoding lipoprotein-releasing ABC transporter permease subunit LolC — protein sequence MYQPVALFIGLRYMRGRAADRFGRFVSWLSTIGITLGVMALVTVLSVMNGFERELQNNILGLMPQAVLSSNNGSVNPQQLPESAAKLQGVTRVAPLTTGDVVLQSARSVAVGVMLGIDPAQKDPLTPFLVNVKQTDLEAGKYNVILGEQLAGQLGVNRGDQLRVMVPSASQFTPMGRLPSQRLFNVIGTFAANSEVDGYQMLVNIQDASRLMRYPAGNITGWRLWLDQPLKVDTLSQQKLPDGTKWQDWRERKGELFQAVRMEKNMMGLLLSLIVAVAAFNIITSLGLMVMEKQGEVAILQTQGLTPRQIMAVFMVQGASAGIIGALLGAVLGALLASQLNNLMPIIGALLDGAALPVAIEPLQVVGIALAAMAIALLSTLYPSWRAAATQPAEALRYE from the coding sequence ATGTATCAACCTGTCGCACTCTTCATAGGCTTACGTTACATGCGTGGGCGCGCCGCGGACCGCTTCGGTCGCTTTGTCTCCTGGCTTTCGACTATTGGCATTACGCTCGGCGTGATGGCTCTGGTGACGGTGCTTTCCGTCATGAATGGCTTCGAGCGCGAGCTGCAAAACAACATCCTGGGGCTGATGCCGCAGGCCGTTCTCTCATCGAATAACGGTTCCGTTAACCCGCAACAGCTGCCGGAAAGCGCGGCGAAGTTACAGGGTGTCACGCGCGTTGCGCCCTTAACCACTGGCGATGTGGTGCTGCAAAGCGCCCGCAGCGTGGCGGTCGGCGTGATGCTGGGGATTGACCCGGCGCAAAAAGACCCGCTGACGCCGTTCCTGGTTAACGTGAAGCAAACCGATCTGGAAGCCGGAAAATACAACGTGATTCTGGGTGAGCAGCTTGCCGGGCAGCTTGGCGTCAACCGCGGCGATCAGCTGCGCGTGATGGTGCCGTCCGCCAGCCAGTTTACGCCAATGGGGCGCCTGCCGAGCCAGCGCCTGTTTAACGTGATTGGTACTTTTGCCGCCAACAGCGAAGTTGACGGCTATCAGATGCTGGTGAACATTCAGGATGCGTCACGCCTGATGCGCTACCCGGCGGGAAATATCACCGGCTGGCGCCTGTGGCTCGATCAGCCCCTGAAGGTCGATACCCTCAGCCAGCAAAAACTGCCGGACGGCACCAAATGGCAGGACTGGCGCGAGCGTAAAGGCGAGCTGTTCCAGGCCGTGCGCATGGAAAAAAACATGATGGGGCTGCTGCTGAGCCTGATCGTCGCCGTGGCTGCATTTAACATCATCACCTCGCTGGGCCTGATGGTGATGGAGAAGCAGGGCGAAGTCGCCATCCTGCAAACCCAGGGGCTGACGCCGCGCCAGATCATGGCGGTCTTTATGGTGCAGGGGGCCAGTGCAGGCATTATCGGCGCGCTGCTGGGCGCCGTGCTCGGCGCGCTGCTTGCCAGCCAGCTTAATAACTTAATGCCGATCATCGGCGCGCTCCTTGACGGCGCGGCGCTGCCGGTGGCTATCGAGCCGCTGCAGGTGGTCGGAATTGCGCTGGCCGCGATGGCCATTGCGCTGCTTTCTACGCTTTATCCTTCCTGGCGCGCTGCCGCCACTCAACCCGCTGAGGCTTTACGTTATGAATAA
- the lolD gene encoding lipoprotein-releasing ABC transporter ATP-binding protein LolD, giving the protein MNKILLQCDNLSKRYQEGTVQTDVLHNVSFSVGEGEMMAIVGSSGSGKSTLLHLLGGLDTPTNGDVIFSGQPMSKMSSAAKAELRNRELGFIYQFHHLLPDFTALENVAMPLLIGKKKPAEINARASDMLKAVGLGHRGNHRPSELSGGERQRVAIARALVNNPRLVLADEPTGNLDARNADSIFQLLGELNASQGTAFLVVTHDLQLAKRMGRQLEMRDGHLNAELTLMGAE; this is encoded by the coding sequence ATGAATAAGATCCTGTTGCAATGCGACAACCTGTCCAAACGCTATCAGGAAGGCACTGTGCAGACTGACGTGCTGCACAATGTGAGCTTCAGCGTGGGCGAGGGCGAGATGATGGCGATTGTCGGCAGCTCCGGCTCGGGCAAAAGTACGCTGCTGCATCTGCTGGGCGGGCTGGACACGCCAACCAATGGCGACGTGATCTTCTCCGGTCAGCCGATGAGCAAAATGTCCTCTGCGGCGAAGGCCGAGCTGCGTAACCGCGAGCTGGGCTTTATCTACCAGTTCCACCACCTGCTGCCGGATTTCACGGCGCTGGAAAACGTGGCGATGCCGCTGCTGATTGGCAAAAAGAAACCGGCAGAGATTAACGCCCGCGCCAGCGACATGCTGAAAGCGGTAGGGCTGGGCCATCGCGGAAACCACCGTCCGTCGGAGCTGTCCGGCGGCGAGCGCCAGCGCGTGGCAATTGCCCGTGCGCTGGTCAACAACCCGCGTCTGGTGCTGGCGGATGAGCCTACCGGTAACCTCGACGCGCGCAACGCGGACAGTATTTTCCAGCTTCTCGGCGAGCTAAACGCCTCGCAGGGCACCGCGTTTCTGGTGGTGACCCACGACCTGCAGCTGGCAAAACGCATGGGACGCCAGCTTGAGATGCGCGACGGCCATCTGAACGCGGAACTGACCCTGATGGGAGCAGAGTAA
- the cobB gene encoding Sir2 family NAD+-dependent deacetylase: MLSRRQGRLSRFRKNKRRLRERLRQRIFFRDRIMPEAMDKPRVVVLTGAGISAESGIQTFRAADGLWEEHRVEDVATPEGFARDPDLVQAFYNARRRQLQQPEIAPNAAHLALAKLEEALGDRFLLVTQNIDNLHERAGNKNIIHMHGELLKVRCAWSGQVLDWKEDVLPEDKCHCCQFPSRLRPHVVWFGEMPLGMDEIYSALAMADVFIAIGTSGHVYPAAGFVHEARLHGAHTVELNLEPSQVGSEFEEKQYGLASEVVPAFVDKLLKAL, encoded by the coding sequence ATGCTGTCGCGTCGCCAGGGTCGACTCAGCCGTTTTCGCAAAAACAAACGCCGCTTACGAGAGCGCTTGCGCCAGCGGATCTTTTTCAGAGACAGAATCATGCCAGAAGCGATGGATAAACCCAGAGTGGTGGTACTGACCGGGGCGGGGATTTCCGCCGAGTCAGGAATTCAAACCTTCCGTGCGGCAGACGGGCTGTGGGAAGAGCACCGCGTCGAGGACGTGGCGACGCCTGAAGGCTTTGCCCGCGATCCGGATCTCGTGCAGGCGTTTTACAACGCTCGCCGTCGGCAGCTTCAGCAGCCTGAGATTGCGCCGAACGCGGCGCATCTGGCGCTGGCGAAGCTGGAAGAGGCGCTCGGGGATCGTTTTCTGCTGGTGACGCAGAATATCGACAACCTGCACGAGCGGGCCGGTAACAAGAACATCATCCACATGCATGGCGAGCTGCTTAAAGTTCGCTGCGCCTGGAGCGGCCAGGTGCTGGACTGGAAAGAGGACGTGCTGCCAGAGGACAAGTGCCACTGCTGCCAGTTCCCGTCGCGCCTGCGTCCGCACGTGGTCTGGTTTGGCGAAATGCCGCTGGGGATGGATGAGATCTACAGCGCGCTGGCGATGGCGGACGTGTTTATCGCTATTGGCACATCAGGGCACGTTTACCCGGCGGCGGGGTTTGTTCACGAAGCGCGACTGCACGGGGCGCATACGGTGGAGCTCAATCTGGAGCCGAGCCAGGTGGGCAGCGAGTTTGAAGAGAAGCAATATGGCCTGGCGAGCGAGGTGGTGCCAGCGTTTGTAGATAAGCTTCTGAAGGCGCTGTAA
- the lolE gene encoding lipoprotein-releasing ABC transporter permease subunit LolE, which yields MASPLSLLIGLRFSRGRRRGGMVSLISVISTIGIALGVAVLIVGLSAMNGFERELNNRILAVVPHGEIEPVNQPWTNWSDALAKVEKVPGIAAAAPYINFTGLVESGVNLRAIQVKGVNPAQEARLSALPKYVQNGAWANFKAGEQQIIMGKGVADALKVKQGDWVSIMIPNASADHKLQQPKRVRLHVTGILQLSGQLDHSFAMVPLEDARQYLDMGDSVTGIAIKVNDVFNANKLVRDAGSVTNNYVYIKSWIGTYGYMYRDIQMIRAIMYLAMVLVIGVACFNIVSTLVMAVKDKSGDIAVLRTLGAKDGLIRAIFVWYGLLAGLFGSLCGVVIGVVVSLQLTPIINGIEKLIGHQFLSGDIYFIDFLPSELHWLDVFYVLVTALLLSLLASWYPARRASRIDPARVLSGQ from the coding sequence ATGGCGTCACCGTTATCCTTACTCATTGGTTTACGCTTTAGCCGCGGCCGCCGACGCGGCGGCATGGTGTCGCTGATCTCCGTGATCTCCACCATCGGTATTGCGCTGGGCGTGGCGGTGCTGATTGTCGGCCTGAGCGCCATGAACGGCTTCGAGCGCGAGCTGAATAACCGCATTCTGGCGGTGGTGCCGCACGGGGAGATTGAGCCGGTTAACCAGCCGTGGACGAACTGGAGCGATGCGCTCGCCAAAGTGGAAAAAGTGCCGGGCATTGCCGCGGCCGCGCCATACATTAACTTTACCGGGCTGGTGGAGAGCGGGGTTAACCTGCGCGCCATCCAGGTTAAAGGGGTCAACCCGGCCCAGGAAGCGCGGCTCAGCGCGCTGCCGAAATATGTGCAGAACGGCGCGTGGGCGAACTTTAAGGCCGGCGAGCAGCAGATCATTATGGGTAAAGGCGTTGCCGATGCCCTGAAGGTGAAGCAGGGCGACTGGGTGTCAATCATGATCCCGAATGCCAGCGCCGATCACAAACTGCAGCAGCCAAAACGCGTGCGCCTGCACGTCACCGGTATTCTTCAGCTGAGCGGCCAGCTTGACCATAGCTTTGCGATGGTTCCGCTGGAAGATGCGCGCCAGTATCTCGACATGGGCGACAGCGTGACGGGCATTGCCATTAAGGTGAACGACGTCTTTAACGCCAACAAACTGGTGCGTGATGCCGGCAGCGTGACCAATAACTATGTCTACATCAAAAGCTGGATCGGCACTTACGGCTATATGTACCGTGATATCCAGATGATCCGTGCGATCATGTATCTGGCGATGGTGCTGGTGATTGGCGTGGCGTGCTTTAATATCGTCTCGACGCTGGTAATGGCGGTTAAGGACAAGAGCGGCGACATCGCCGTGTTGCGTACCCTCGGGGCAAAAGACGGTCTTATTCGCGCCATCTTCGTCTGGTACGGTTTGCTGGCAGGGCTGTTCGGCAGCCTTTGCGGCGTGGTGATTGGCGTGGTGGTTTCTCTGCAGCTGACGCCGATTATCAACGGGATTGAAAAGCTTATTGGTCACCAGTTCCTGTCCGGTGACATCTATTTTATTGACTTCCTGCCGTCTGAACTGCACTGGCTGGACGTTTTTTATGTGCTGGTTACAGCACTTTTACTGAGTCTGCTGGCAAGCTGGTATCCGGCGCGTCGCGCAAGCCGAATTGATCCGGCGAGGGTATTAAGTGGCCAGTAA
- the nagK gene encoding N-acetylglucosamine kinase: MYYGFDIGGTKIALGVFDKDLKLQWETRVPTPRESYDEFLTAIAALVAQADERFGVKGSVGIGIPGMPETDDGTLYAANVPAASGKPLRADLSALLERDVRLDNDANCFALSEAWDDEFRRYPLVMGLILGTGVGGGIVINGKPITGRSYITGEFGHIRLPVDALEVVGRDFPLTRCGCGQHGCIENSLSGRGFAWLYEHFYHQKLEAPQIITLWEQGDAQAREHVERYLDLLAVCLGNILTIVDPDLLVIGGGLSNFTAITERLSGRLPRHLLPVARVPRIERARHGDAGGMRGAAFLHLTD; the protein is encoded by the coding sequence ATGTATTATGGATTTGATATTGGCGGCACCAAGATTGCGCTCGGCGTGTTTGATAAAGACCTCAAACTGCAGTGGGAAACCCGCGTTCCCACGCCGCGCGAAAGCTACGATGAATTTTTAACCGCCATTGCCGCGCTGGTGGCGCAGGCGGATGAACGATTTGGCGTGAAAGGCAGCGTCGGCATTGGTATTCCGGGCATGCCCGAAACCGACGACGGTACGCTGTACGCGGCCAACGTGCCTGCCGCCAGCGGTAAACCGCTCCGCGCCGACCTATCGGCCCTCCTAGAACGCGACGTGCGTTTAGATAACGATGCCAACTGCTTTGCCCTCTCTGAAGCCTGGGACGATGAATTCCGCCGCTATCCGCTGGTGATGGGGCTGATCCTCGGTACCGGCGTAGGCGGGGGGATTGTCATCAACGGCAAGCCGATTACCGGGCGCAGCTACATCACCGGGGAGTTTGGTCATATCCGTCTCCCGGTGGATGCGCTGGAGGTGGTAGGGCGTGATTTCCCGCTCACCCGCTGCGGCTGCGGCCAGCACGGCTGTATCGAGAACTCTCTCTCAGGACGCGGGTTTGCATGGCTTTACGAACACTTCTATCATCAGAAACTTGAGGCCCCTCAAATCATTACCCTGTGGGAGCAGGGGGATGCGCAGGCGCGTGAGCACGTCGAGCGCTATCTGGATCTGCTGGCGGTGTGCCTGGGAAATATTCTCACCATCGTCGACCCGGATCTGCTGGTGATCGGGGGAGGGCTGTCAAACTTTACTGCGATTACGGAACGGTTGTCCGGGCGTCTGCCCCGACATTTATTGCCGGTCGCCCGCGTGCCGCGCATTGAACGCGCGCGACACGGGGACGCGGGAGGCATGCGCGGAGCCGCATTCCTTCATCTCACCGATTAG